A genomic window from Cloacibacillus evryensis DSM 19522 includes:
- the pheT gene encoding phenylalanine--tRNA ligase subunit beta, with the protein MKLSLNWIKKYADLPADLTMARLSYDLTMSTVEVEDAVSLADNLAGLVVGRILTVEPHPDADKLRVCTVDVGDPAPSTIVCGGVNLAPAQLVVVAKPGAWVRWHGEGEPVEIKPAKLRGVMSFGMICASGEIGLAELFPTTRQAEIMDISEFDAKPGAPLAEALGLDDIILEIDNKSMTNRPDLWGHYGMARELAAIYKCPLKPIEAASFPGMTEELKVEIKDAERCSRYVGLVIKNISSVPSPFELKSLIWRVGMRPINLPVDITNYVMLATGQPTHGFDKKHIAGGIYVRRAYEGEKLQLLDGETLDLTTEDLVIADEKSPVGLAGVMGGKLDSILDDTTELILEVASFDALGIRRTSQRFDVRTEASARYEKSIDPQRVDAAVAIAAEAFGKYFPEMRITAHTDVYPRPLENAKVEVSLDFLRKRLGKELTAGEVVDILSPLGFKTETDGDRLLVEAPSWRSTGDISLPDDILEEVARLMGYENFEFSAPTVLLDKAVNQRVPDMERAIREYLAFRCGMQEIFTYPWIGDEYVGAAGADTKEMLELSTPPAPDESRLRSTLVPGLLKAVATNIRYFTDFRIFEMTQVFFDRNYKSISGTDELLPEMARRLGGAFVGADARQLFREAKGVLEYMHRAAQMERLGFSQQEKPAWADDKLWVNVTAGGEVIGALALVSPKSAKASGIKRSLTVIFELDVEKLTPLPSRQNEFVHLPEYPLADFDLSIVFDENVGWAEIEAIARKADLVKDVKFIDEYRGAQVGDGKKSVSFRIWVGSDKGTLTSEQIENVSKQVVKKIGKKFGGDVRGA; encoded by the coding sequence ATGAAATTATCGTTAAACTGGATAAAGAAATACGCCGACCTTCCTGCCGACCTTACGATGGCCAGACTTTCGTATGACCTTACGATGTCGACGGTCGAGGTCGAGGACGCGGTCAGCCTCGCGGACAATCTCGCTGGGCTCGTGGTCGGGAGGATACTGACGGTCGAACCGCATCCCGACGCCGACAAGCTTCGCGTCTGCACGGTGGACGTGGGAGATCCGGCGCCTTCGACGATCGTCTGCGGCGGCGTGAACCTCGCTCCCGCGCAGTTGGTAGTCGTGGCGAAACCGGGGGCGTGGGTAAGGTGGCACGGAGAGGGAGAGCCCGTTGAGATAAAGCCCGCGAAGCTGCGCGGCGTGATGAGTTTCGGCATGATCTGCGCCTCCGGCGAGATAGGCCTCGCGGAGCTGTTTCCGACGACGCGGCAGGCCGAGATAATGGACATCAGCGAATTTGACGCGAAGCCCGGCGCTCCGCTGGCCGAAGCTCTCGGGCTTGACGATATAATCCTTGAGATAGATAACAAGTCGATGACGAACCGCCCGGACCTCTGGGGACACTATGGAATGGCGCGCGAACTCGCCGCTATCTACAAATGCCCGCTGAAGCCGATCGAAGCAGCCAGTTTCCCCGGGATGACCGAGGAGCTGAAGGTGGAGATAAAGGACGCGGAGCGGTGCTCCCGTTATGTCGGGCTCGTCATTAAGAATATCAGCAGCGTTCCCTCGCCCTTTGAGCTCAAAAGCCTGATCTGGCGCGTCGGGATGCGTCCTATCAATCTGCCCGTAGACATCACGAACTACGTGATGCTCGCCACGGGGCAGCCGACCCACGGATTTGACAAAAAACATATCGCGGGCGGCATTTACGTGCGCCGCGCCTACGAGGGCGAGAAGCTGCAGCTGCTTGACGGCGAGACGCTCGACCTCACGACCGAGGATCTCGTCATCGCCGACGAGAAGTCGCCCGTCGGGCTCGCCGGAGTCATGGGAGGCAAGCTCGACTCGATCCTTGACGATACGACGGAACTCATCCTCGAGGTCGCCAGCTTCGACGCGCTCGGCATACGCCGTACATCGCAGCGTTTCGACGTGCGCACGGAGGCTTCCGCGCGCTATGAGAAGAGTATCGATCCGCAGCGTGTGGACGCCGCCGTGGCGATCGCGGCGGAGGCCTTTGGAAAATATTTCCCTGAGATGCGGATAACCGCCCACACGGACGTCTACCCGCGCCCGCTTGAAAATGCGAAGGTCGAAGTGAGCCTTGACTTCCTGCGTAAGCGCCTAGGCAAAGAGCTTACCGCGGGCGAGGTGGTGGATATCCTTTCGCCGCTCGGCTTCAAAACGGAAACGGATGGCGACAGGCTTCTTGTCGAAGCGCCTTCATGGCGTTCCACAGGCGACATTTCGCTGCCGGATGACATCCTTGAAGAGGTCGCGCGCCTTATGGGATATGAGAATTTTGAATTCTCGGCGCCGACCGTGCTGCTTGATAAAGCCGTCAACCAGCGTGTGCCTGACATGGAGCGCGCCATACGCGAATACCTGGCCTTCCGCTGCGGCATGCAGGAGATCTTTACCTATCCCTGGATCGGCGACGAATATGTCGGCGCCGCGGGGGCGGATACGAAAGAGATGCTCGAGCTCTCGACGCCGCCGGCGCCCGACGAGAGCCGCCTGCGTTCGACCCTCGTACCCGGACTGCTGAAGGCCGTGGCGACAAATATCCGCTATTTCACGGATTTCCGTATTTTTGAGATGACGCAGGTGTTCTTTGACAGGAATTATAAAAGTATCAGCGGCACGGACGAACTGCTTCCGGAGATGGCGCGCCGCCTGGGCGGAGCCTTCGTAGGCGCCGACGCAAGGCAGCTCTTCCGCGAGGCCAAGGGCGTGCTTGAGTATATGCACCGCGCCGCGCAGATGGAGAGGCTCGGCTTCTCCCAGCAGGAGAAGCCTGCGTGGGCAGACGATAAGCTCTGGGTCAACGTCACGGCAGGCGGAGAGGTGATCGGCGCGCTTGCGCTGGTATCTCCCAAGAGCGCGAAGGCATCCGGCATAAAGCGCAGTCTGACGGTGATCTTTGAGCTCGACGTTGAAAAACTCACGCCGCTGCCCTCGCGCCAGAACGAGTTTGTCCATCTGCCTGAGTATCCGCTCGCCGACTTCGACCTTTCGATCGTCTTCGACGAGAATGTCGGCTGGGCCGAGATTGAGGCCATAGCGAGAAAGGCCGATCTGGTCAAGGATGTGAAGTTTATCGACGAATATCGCGGAGCGCAGGTAGGGGATGGTAAAAAATCCGTCTCCTTCAGGATCTGGGTCGGTTCGGACAAGGGGACTCTCACCTCCGAACAGATAGAGAATGTTTCCAAGCAGGTAGTCAAAAAAATAGGCAAAAAGTTCGGCGGAGATGTCCGCGGGGCATGA
- a CDS encoding phenylalanine--tRNA ligase subunit alpha encodes MRENDGTKGPQGEDNGLLERLEKIKEAGLEKIAQSSLPDQLQLVRANLIGRKGELTEILKSVGQAAPELRKVLGQAANDVKQIISDAVESRSAELLDTLSAFEGAADITVPGIEPFQGGLHPVTQMCYDLNDAFRSLGFEVFSEPEITSEKFAFDNLNFAPEHPARESMDTYWLKGHDEERGAKRLCLRPHLTGASVRYLREHGAPARFVYPGRVYRNETTDARHERAFFQYEALIVDKDFSFASGMVLIKTILEKVFGHEVGVRMRVGFFPFVEPGFEIDMKCQVCGGTGCKVCKHVGWIEVMPGGTPHPNVLRAAGLDPAVWSGFYINIGLDRLVMMRYGVDDVRLFHSADLRFLKQFK; translated from the coding sequence ATGCGGGAAAATGATGGAACGAAGGGGCCGCAGGGTGAAGACAACGGCCTTTTGGAACGCCTTGAAAAGATAAAAGAGGCGGGATTGGAAAAGATAGCGCAAAGTTCTTTGCCGGATCAGCTTCAGCTTGTCCGCGCCAATCTTATCGGGCGCAAGGGCGAGCTGACTGAGATATTGAAGAGCGTGGGACAGGCCGCTCCGGAGCTTCGCAAGGTGCTGGGGCAGGCGGCCAACGACGTCAAGCAGATCATCAGCGACGCCGTCGAGAGCCGCAGCGCGGAGCTGCTCGACACGCTCTCCGCGTTCGAGGGCGCGGCGGACATCACCGTCCCCGGCATAGAGCCCTTTCAGGGAGGCCTGCACCCCGTTACGCAAATGTGCTACGACCTTAACGACGCCTTCCGTTCGCTTGGCTTTGAGGTATTCTCCGAGCCTGAGATAACCAGCGAAAAATTTGCCTTTGACAATCTGAACTTTGCGCCGGAGCATCCAGCCCGCGAGAGCATGGATACCTACTGGCTGAAGGGGCACGACGAAGAGCGCGGGGCGAAGCGCCTCTGCCTTCGCCCGCATCTTACGGGCGCCAGCGTCCGCTACCTGCGCGAGCACGGAGCACCCGCGCGTTTCGTATATCCGGGGCGCGTCTACCGCAACGAGACTACCGACGCCCGCCACGAGCGCGCCTTTTTCCAGTACGAGGCCCTGATAGTCGATAAGGATTTTTCTTTCGCCTCCGGTATGGTCCTCATCAAAACGATACTCGAAAAGGTCTTCGGCCATGAGGTCGGCGTCCGTATGCGCGTCGGCTTCTTCCCCTTCGTGGAGCCGGGATTTGAGATAGACATGAAATGCCAGGTATGCGGCGGTACGGGCTGCAAGGTATGCAAGCATGTGGGCTGGATAGAGGTCATGCCCGGCGGCACGCCGCATCCGAACGTCCTCAGAGCGGCGGGGCTGGACCCCGCGGTCTGGTCGGGGTTCTATATCAACATCGGTCTTGACCGCCTTGTGATGATGCGCTACGGGGTGGACGACGTGCGCCTCTTCCACAGCGCCGACCTGCGCTTCCTGAAACAGTTCAAGTAG
- a CDS encoding potassium channel family protein, giving the protein MERKKKSFLIIGLGRFGTALCEKLSSLGQNVIGIDSMSGPVMELSDKIAVAAQMDVTDENSLRKIGATQVDVAVVTIGEAVEHSILCTSLLVDMGVPIVIARASNKLHAKVLERVGAHKVISPEWDMGSRIGEMLVYPWYSAFTRIDGGNFILGKIQPLPDMIGKSMAELKFSQKYKVIVILMEYEGIQHTPMPMRPFEKGDRMWVLGHVEDMDKLVEKNGVSGLIDMKDINLPGAPQ; this is encoded by the coding sequence ATGGAGAGAAAAAAGAAGAGTTTTCTGATAATCGGCCTGGGCCGTTTCGGCACCGCGCTCTGCGAAAAGCTCTCGAGCCTCGGACAGAACGTCATCGGCATCGACAGCATGTCCGGGCCGGTCATGGAACTTTCCGATAAAATCGCCGTCGCCGCGCAGATGGACGTCACCGATGAAAATTCGCTGCGCAAGATCGGAGCCACCCAGGTGGATGTCGCGGTCGTCACGATCGGCGAGGCGGTGGAGCACAGCATCCTCTGCACCTCCCTGCTGGTCGATATGGGGGTGCCGATCGTCATCGCGCGCGCCTCGAACAAGCTGCACGCGAAGGTGCTGGAGCGCGTCGGCGCGCATAAGGTGATCTCGCCGGAGTGGGACATGGGCTCACGTATCGGCGAGATGCTCGTCTATCCGTGGTATTCCGCCTTTACGCGCATCGACGGCGGCAATTTCATCCTCGGAAAGATACAGCCTCTGCCGGATATGATCGGCAAGAGCATGGCGGAACTTAAATTTTCGCAAAAATACAAAGTTATTGTTATACTTATGGAGTATGAGGGAATACAACATACGCCGATGCCCATGCGTCCCTTTGAGAAGGGGGACAGGATGTGGGTGTTGGGCCATGTCGAGGATATGGACAAGCTCGTCGAAAAGAACGGCGTGTCCGGCCTCATCGATATGAAGGACATAAATTTACCCGGCGCGCCGCAATAG
- a CDS encoding TrkH family potassium uptake protein, producing the protein MRFHTSYKVERVIVTGFLLVILAGAFLLWLSNNFVYAKPLSPVDALFMATSAVCVTGLGVVDIATDFGLLSQVIMMALIQIGGLGIMTGMMLLSIAVGRRIGIRSRIFFLGGLGVDGVQGAITLFFTVIRYTLFLEGIGSILLFAGFVLNGEALLRAVYLAVFHSVSAFCNAGFSPCLGGLHGYRMTLIIPGTIMALIVLGGLGFPVFAEYANYFKFKRRQPHRVSVYAKLVLMITGGLIVGGTVLFLLSDWNVAFKDFPVWAKVWNALFASVTTRTAGFETVPSGSLSGLGQALMIVLMIIGASPASTGGGVKTTTFGVLAVSVWSELHMRSDPTFLNRGISERTERRALSVIAIYLFTILAGSVLLTLIEEMPFSAIIFEVASALGTVGLTVGVTTELSTAGKLVITLLMFWGRVGLYSFISTLVTADGDSGIHYPNTHIPIG; encoded by the coding sequence TTGCGTTTTCATACCTCTTATAAGGTAGAAAGAGTCATTGTTACAGGGTTCCTGCTGGTCATACTGGCGGGAGCCTTTCTCTTATGGCTCTCCAATAATTTTGTCTACGCGAAGCCCCTGTCTCCTGTCGACGCGCTTTTTATGGCTACGTCGGCGGTCTGTGTCACGGGGCTTGGCGTCGTCGACATCGCAACGGATTTCGGACTGCTGTCGCAGGTGATCATGATGGCGCTGATCCAGATAGGCGGCCTGGGGATCATGACAGGTATGATGCTGCTGTCCATCGCCGTGGGGCGCAGGATCGGGATAAGGAGCCGCATTTTTTTTCTCGGAGGGCTTGGCGTCGACGGAGTGCAGGGCGCGATCACTCTTTTTTTCACGGTGATAAGATACACGCTCTTTCTCGAAGGGATCGGCAGTATCCTGCTGTTCGCGGGATTTGTGTTAAATGGGGAGGCGCTCCTGCGGGCGGTCTATCTCGCCGTGTTTCATTCGGTCAGCGCCTTTTGCAACGCCGGATTCTCTCCCTGTCTGGGCGGCCTGCACGGCTACAGGATGACGCTGATAATACCGGGAACGATAATGGCGCTGATAGTTCTCGGCGGGCTTGGTTTTCCCGTCTTCGCCGAGTATGCCAACTATTTCAAGTTTAAGCGCCGGCAGCCGCACCGCGTCTCGGTCTACGCAAAGCTTGTGCTCATGATAACAGGCGGCCTTATCGTCGGCGGTACGGTGCTCTTTCTGCTCTCGGACTGGAATGTCGCTTTCAAGGATTTTCCCGTGTGGGCGAAGGTCTGGAACGCCCTCTTTGCCAGCGTCACGACGAGGACGGCCGGTTTTGAGACGGTGCCCAGCGGTTCGCTCTCCGGCCTCGGGCAGGCGCTGATGATCGTGCTGATGATAATCGGCGCTTCCCCCGCCTCCACAGGCGGCGGCGTGAAGACGACGACCTTCGGGGTGCTGGCGGTATCCGTCTGGAGCGAGCTGCACATGCGCAGCGACCCGACCTTCCTGAACCGCGGGATATCCGAGCGGACCGAGCGCCGGGCGCTCTCCGTCATCGCAATATATCTTTTCACGATACTGGCAGGCTCCGTGCTGCTTACGCTGATAGAGGAGATGCCTTTCTCCGCGATAATTTTTGAGGTCGCTTCGGCGCTCGGCACGGTCGGCCTGACGGTAGGAGTCACCACGGAGCTTTCCACGGCGGGAAAGCTCGTGATCACGCTGCTGATGTTTTGGGGAAGGGTTGGGCTCTATTCATTTATTTCCACGCTTGTTACCGCTGACGGAGATTCGGGGATACATTATCCCAATACGCATATTCCGATAGGTTAA
- the rplT gene encoding 50S ribosomal protein L20: MRVKGSSASRNKQKKLYSITKGFWGRKKNVYRRAREAYLHALTSAFAGRKLKKRDFRKLWIVRINAAARVNGIAYSALINGLKRANITINRKMLADLAVNDAPAFSQLVEKARAAL; the protein is encoded by the coding sequence ATGCGAGTAAAGGGATCCAGCGCCAGCCGCAATAAGCAGAAAAAATTATACAGCATCACGAAGGGTTTTTGGGGACGCAAGAAGAATGTATATCGCCGCGCCCGCGAAGCGTACCTGCACGCGCTTACTAGCGCCTTCGCAGGCCGCAAGCTCAAGAAGCGTGACTTCCGCAAGCTGTGGATCGTCCGTATCAACGCCGCCGCCCGCGTGAACGGCATTGCCTACAGCGCGTTGATCAACGGCCTCAAGAGGGCGAATATCACGATCAACCGCAAGATGCTCGCCGATCTCGCCGTCAACGACGCGCCGGCCTTCTCACAGCTTGTAGAAAAGGCGCGCGCCGCTCTGTAA
- the rpmI gene encoding 50S ribosomal protein L35, protein MPKMKTHSATKKRFKITGSGKVSFKKSGRGHLLSSKNSKRLRALRKKGILPTGIEAHVKKMLPYA, encoded by the coding sequence ATGCCTAAGATGAAAACACATTCCGCAACGAAAAAGCGCTTTAAGATAACTGGCTCAGGCAAGGTAAGCTTCAAAAAGAGCGGCCGCGGACACCTTCTTTCTTCAAAAAATTCGAAGCGTCTCCGTGCCCTGAGGAAGAAGGGTATTCTCCCGACAGGGATAGAGGCGCACGTAAAGAAGATGCTCCCCTACGCGTAG
- the infC gene encoding translation initiation factor IF-3, producing the protein MANTREDEPRVNSEIRSPEILLIDEQNAKRGVISIQEALKMAEAAELDLVEVAPQATPPVCRIMNYGKYRFQQQKRDKDARKKQKNQVVKEIKMRPKIDLHDYEFKVKAIQTFLQAGHRVKVSVFFRGREMAFLDRGREVLKKVVDAVSEFGKIEMEPRMEGAYMRIMIAPAAEIPVKKPAPQAERQKLPSDGAAAAVKAQKAKKDVLPDADQI; encoded by the coding sequence ATAGCAAACACAAGGGAAGACGAACCCCGCGTAAATTCCGAGATCCGGTCGCCGGAAATTCTCCTTATTGACGAGCAAAACGCCAAGCGCGGAGTGATAAGCATTCAGGAGGCTCTCAAGATGGCGGAGGCCGCGGAACTCGATCTCGTAGAGGTCGCGCCGCAGGCGACGCCGCCCGTATGCCGTATCATGAATTACGGGAAGTACCGCTTCCAGCAGCAGAAACGCGATAAGGACGCGCGCAAGAAGCAGAAGAACCAGGTCGTCAAAGAAATAAAGATGCGTCCGAAGATAGACCTGCATGACTATGAATTCAAGGTGAAGGCTATTCAGACTTTCCTTCAGGCAGGGCATCGTGTCAAGGTCTCAGTATTCTTTCGCGGACGCGAAATGGCTTTCCTTGACAGGGGAAGGGAAGTATTGAAGAAGGTCGTCGACGCCGTCTCGGAGTTTGGCAAGATAGAGATGGAGCCGAGGATGGAGGGCGCTTATATGAGGATAATGATAGCGCCGGCAGCCGAGATCCCCGTTAAGAAACCGGCTCCGCAGGCAGAGCGTCAGAAGCTGCCGTCAGATGGCGCGGCGGCCGCGGTGAAGGCGCAGAAGGCCAAGAAGGACGTTTTGCCCGACGCCGACCAGATATAA
- a CDS encoding acyl-CoA carboxylase subunit beta yields MNQKLQAMLDKKAHIMLQGGQEKINKQHAKGKLTARERINLLFDPGTFVEYNMFVRPRATRFGMDKIDAPADGIITGHGLINGRKAFAYAQDATVLGGSMGEMHGLKLARMQELALEVGVPIVGLNDSGGGRLQEGPGASVYGTIFYNNVNSSGVIPQISALMGSCAGGASYSPALNDFIVMVDKTSKAFITGPAVIKEVTGEVVDFETLGGATTHSTKSGLSHLVARDDYDCIEQIKSLLSFFPANCQLLPPIYATNDDVNRRIEELNDIIPDSKRKAYDMKSVITKIADDSFFFEISPAYARNIIVGFIRMGGMPVGVVANQASCMAGCLDINASCKAARFIRTCDAFNIPLLSIVDVPGYLPGVNQEHDGIIRHGAKLLYAWAEATVPKIIMPIRKSYGGATPAMCSIDMKADFVIAWPSCERAVVGADAAVEVLYKNEIAQAADPAAAREMYKEKYETEFLNPYRSAELGKFEDVIEPAESRIKIIQTLRMFWGRKKERPARKHGNIPL; encoded by the coding sequence ATGAATCAGAAACTTCAAGCCATGCTCGATAAAAAAGCGCACATCATGCTTCAGGGCGGGCAGGAAAAAATCAACAAGCAGCATGCCAAGGGCAAACTGACGGCACGCGAGAGAATCAATTTACTGTTCGATCCCGGCACCTTCGTGGAATACAACATGTTCGTAAGACCCAGAGCGACGCGCTTCGGCATGGACAAAATCGACGCGCCGGCGGACGGGATCATCACGGGGCACGGGCTTATCAACGGCAGAAAAGCTTTCGCCTACGCTCAGGACGCCACCGTTCTGGGAGGATCGATGGGTGAGATGCATGGATTGAAGCTCGCCAGAATGCAGGAGCTGGCGCTGGAAGTCGGCGTACCCATCGTCGGGCTCAACGATTCCGGCGGAGGCCGTCTTCAGGAGGGGCCGGGCGCGTCAGTCTACGGAACCATCTTCTACAACAACGTGAACTCCTCGGGAGTCATTCCGCAGATTTCAGCTCTCATGGGAAGCTGCGCCGGCGGCGCCTCATACTCTCCAGCCCTCAACGACTTTATCGTCATGGTCGATAAGACCAGCAAAGCCTTTATCACCGGGCCCGCCGTTATCAAAGAGGTGACGGGCGAGGTCGTGGATTTTGAAACGCTGGGCGGAGCTACGACGCACAGCACCAAATCGGGACTTTCACATCTGGTGGCGAGGGACGACTATGACTGTATCGAACAGATCAAAAGTCTGCTGAGCTTTTTCCCCGCCAACTGCCAGCTTCTTCCTCCGATCTATGCCACTAACGACGACGTTAACCGCAGGATAGAGGAACTCAACGATATTATTCCCGACAGCAAACGTAAAGCCTATGATATGAAAAGCGTCATTACAAAAATCGCCGACGACAGTTTCTTCTTTGAAATTTCTCCGGCGTATGCCCGCAATATCATAGTCGGGTTTATCCGCATGGGCGGTATGCCGGTAGGCGTCGTTGCCAATCAGGCCAGCTGTATGGCCGGCTGTCTCGACATCAACGCCTCCTGCAAAGCGGCGCGCTTCATTCGCACCTGCGACGCCTTCAATATCCCGCTTTTGTCGATCGTGGACGTCCCAGGATATCTGCCCGGCGTCAACCAGGAACATGACGGCATCATCAGGCATGGGGCAAAACTGCTCTATGCGTGGGCGGAGGCGACCGTCCCCAAGATCATCATGCCGATCAGAAAGTCCTACGGCGGAGCTACGCCCGCGATGTGCAGCATCGACATGAAGGCGGATTTCGTCATCGCCTGGCCGAGCTGCGAACGCGCCGTGGTCGGAGCCGACGCCGCCGTCGAGGTGCTCTATAAAAATGAGATCGCGCAGGCCGCCGATCCCGCCGCGGCCAGGGAGATGTACAAGGAAAAGTACGAGACGGAATTCCTGAACCCCTACCGCTCCGCCGAGCTCGGAAAATTCGAGGACGTGATCGAACCGGCCGAATCAAGAATAAAGATCATTCAGACGCTGCGCATGTTTTGGGGCAGAAAAAAAGAGCGTCCCGCGCGCAAGCATGGGAACATTCCTCTTTAA
- a CDS encoding amidohydrolase family protein — MATAQGDRTPKTLEERGFHIIDVHAHPFVKGGYPPAMKAMLASRKYTQPNWVGKSGKGTLDDLKAEFDETGHEVMANDALTHGVKMQPVGWDATSGMGEPPTSNDFVYGLWKEFPDAFFGAWGSVDPWQGQNALLEAERAITELKLIGLKFQQCTQKFRVNDRRFYPLWDLCQQLEAPVQFHIGYTGMGSGAPGGDGLYSMTYCQPLDVDEVAADFPRLKIIALHVGEPWPEVINHVAMHKTNVMRETSGMWPKYFPQCMTYDMNRRLQDKFIFGSEWGVFKLSEILKQWEELDLRPGVMEKIMYKNALNFLGERFEKCGLDLSPWKGLV, encoded by the coding sequence ATGGCAACGGCTCAAGGAGACAGAACACCTAAAACTCTTGAAGAAAGAGGTTTTCATATTATCGACGTCCACGCGCATCCCTTTGTCAAGGGAGGATATCCGCCCGCAATGAAGGCCATGCTGGCCTCCAGAAAATACACGCAGCCCAATTGGGTCGGAAAATCTGGAAAGGGCACGCTGGATGATCTGAAGGCGGAGTTCGACGAAACCGGACACGAAGTAATGGCGAACGACGCCCTTACTCACGGCGTAAAAATGCAGCCTGTCGGCTGGGACGCCACCAGCGGCATGGGCGAACCGCCCACCAGCAACGACTTTGTTTACGGCTTGTGGAAGGAGTTCCCCGACGCGTTTTTCGGCGCGTGGGGCTCGGTCGACCCCTGGCAGGGGCAGAACGCCCTTCTGGAAGCTGAAAGAGCCATTACCGAACTGAAGCTGATCGGTTTGAAGTTCCAGCAGTGCACGCAGAAATTCCGCGTCAACGACAGACGCTTCTATCCGCTGTGGGACCTCTGCCAGCAGCTTGAAGCGCCGGTCCAGTTCCACATCGGCTACACGGGAATGGGCAGCGGCGCCCCCGGCGGCGACGGCCTCTACAGCATGACCTACTGCCAGCCTCTCGACGTCGATGAAGTAGCGGCGGATTTCCCGCGCCTGAAGATAATCGCCCTGCACGTCGGCGAGCCGTGGCCGGAAGTCATCAACCATGTCGCGATGCACAAGACGAACGTGATGCGCGAAACCTCCGGCATGTGGCCCAAATACTTCCCGCAGTGCATGACCTATGACATGAACAGACGCCTCCAGGACAAGTTCATCTTCGGTTCCGAGTGGGGAGTCTTCAAGCTCAGCGAGATCCTCAAGCAGTGGGAAGAGCTGGATCTCAGGCCCGGCGTCATGGAAAAGATCATGTATAAGAACGCGCTGAACTTCCTTGGCGAAAGATTTGAGAAGTGCGGACTTGACTTGAGCCCCTGGAAGGGATTAGTCTGA
- a CDS encoding enoyl-CoA hydratase-related protein: MEFQDILYEKYNNRAKITINRPDKMNMFTNRTLNEMITALQSAWTDKEVGAVILTAAGTRAFTIGGTPCETDADAQPIEKLPMPSLFAQLLHTIRAIPKPVVAAVNGYAIGGGHVIQVVCDLTIASATAKFGQVGPKVGSFDAGYGSAYLARIVGEKKAREFWYLCRKYTAEECLRMGLVNAVVPPEELMAETDKWVDDIVKSSPTSLAALKMSFNADSASIGGIQSMAGVALNMYFNTDEAKECGKAFSEKRDPDIAQYR, from the coding sequence ATGGAATTTCAGGATATACTGTACGAAAAGTATAACAACCGGGCAAAGATAACCATCAACAGACCCGACAAGATGAATATGTTCACCAATCGTACCTTGAATGAAATGATCACGGCGCTTCAGAGCGCGTGGACAGACAAAGAGGTCGGAGCGGTCATCCTCACGGCGGCCGGGACCCGCGCCTTTACGATCGGCGGCACCCCCTGTGAGACGGACGCCGACGCCCAGCCCATTGAAAAGCTGCCGATGCCCAGCCTCTTCGCCCAGCTTCTGCATACCATCCGCGCCATCCCCAAGCCGGTGGTGGCGGCGGTCAACGGCTATGCGATCGGCGGCGGCCACGTCATCCAGGTGGTGTGCGATCTTACCATCGCCTCCGCCACGGCCAAGTTCGGCCAGGTCGGCCCCAAGGTCGGAAGCTTTGACGCCGGATACGGCAGCGCCTATCTCGCCCGCATAGTCGGCGAGAAAAAGGCGAGAGAATTCTGGTATCTGTGCAGGAAATATACCGCGGAAGAGTGCCTGCGGATGGGACTGGTCAATGCCGTAGTCCCGCCTGAGGAGCTGATGGCGGAGACGGACAAATGGGTGGATGACATCGTCAAATCCAGCCCGACCTCTCTGGCCGCGCTGAAAATGTCCTTCAACGCCGACAGCGCCTCCATCGGCGGCATTCAGTCCATGGCCGGCGTCGCGCTTAACATGTATTTCAACACGGACGAGGCGAAAGAATGCGGCAAGGCGTTCAGTGAAAAGAGAGATCCCGACATCGCCCAATACCGTTAA